A portion of the Clostridium gelidum genome contains these proteins:
- a CDS encoding cellulase family glycosylhydrolase, whose translation MKIKANCVAMVMIMLIALITPTIVFAAESDSKDDYLHTDGSKIFDSSGNEVRLAGIAWFGNETPNCSYHGLWANTLDDILDKVADNGFNTLRVPLSVQLVNEWRQGKYPMPDSINDSINPDLKNKNSLEILDKSIVTCKKKGIKVMLDMHRVINESQSNTWYTDKYSAVDYEECWKWLANYYKNDDTVIAMDIFNEPHGKAYRQEQCAKWDGSTDIDNWKYEAEKVGKEILDINPNLLIMVEGVETYPKEGFDYSTKNINDYYGTWWGGNLRGVKDYPVNIESHPNQVVYSPHDYGPGVSMQPWFENGFTKDSLLKEAWEPNWFYIQEKNLAPLLIGEWGGKMDGSDNQKWMQALADLIKEKNINHTFWCLNPNSGDTGGILGYDFKTVDNVKMALVKPTLWQEKESGKCIGLDHKVNLGKNGTHVGGNSEVDPAINKGEINGDGKVDISDYIVLQKYIMEPSNKINIKNADINQDGRINTSDLFNLKKSLLG comes from the coding sequence ATGAAAATTAAAGCGAACTGTGTGGCAATGGTTATGATTATGCTAATTGCTTTAATAACGCCAACTATTGTATTTGCTGCAGAGAGTGACAGCAAGGATGATTATCTTCATACTGATGGAAGTAAAATTTTTGATTCATCTGGAAATGAAGTTAGATTAGCTGGTATTGCTTGGTTTGGGAATGAAACTCCCAATTGTTCTTATCATGGATTATGGGCAAATACATTAGATGATATTTTGGATAAAGTAGCTGATAATGGATTTAATACATTAAGAGTACCGTTATCAGTACAACTGGTTAATGAGTGGAGGCAAGGGAAATATCCAATGCCAGATTCAATTAACGATAGTATTAATCCAGATTTAAAAAATAAAAATAGTTTAGAGATATTAGATAAATCTATAGTTACTTGTAAGAAAAAGGGTATAAAAGTAATGCTTGATATGCATAGAGTTATAAATGAAAGCCAATCTAATACATGGTATACTGATAAATATAGTGCTGTGGATTATGAAGAATGTTGGAAATGGCTTGCAAATTATTATAAGAATGATGATACTGTAATTGCCATGGATATATTTAATGAACCACATGGAAAGGCTTATAGACAAGAACAATGTGCTAAATGGGATGGCTCAACAGATATAGATAATTGGAAATATGAGGCAGAAAAAGTAGGTAAAGAAATTTTAGATATTAATCCTAATCTTTTAATTATGGTAGAGGGTGTAGAGACATATCCTAAGGAAGGCTTTGATTATAGTACTAAGAACATTAACGATTATTATGGAACTTGGTGGGGGGGGAATCTTAGAGGCGTTAAAGATTATCCCGTGAATATAGAAAGTCATCCAAATCAAGTAGTATATTCACCACATGATTATGGTCCAGGAGTGTCAATGCAACCGTGGTTTGAAAATGGGTTTACTAAAGATAGTTTATTAAAAGAAGCTTGGGAGCCGAATTGGTTTTACATTCAAGAAAAAAATTTAGCACCTTTATTAATAGGAGAATGGGGCGGAAAGATGGATGGTTCAGATAATCAAAAGTGGATGCAAGCGCTAGCTGATTTAATTAAAGAAAAGAATATTAATCATACATTTTGGTGTTTGAATCCTAATTCCGGTGATACTGGTGGAATTCTTGGGTATGATTTTAAAACTGTGGATAATGTCAAAATGGCACTTGTTAAACCTACTTTATGGCAAGAAAAAGAAAGTGGGAAATGTATTGGCTTAGATCATAAAGTAAATTTAGGTAAGAATGGTACACATGTTGGAGGAAATTCAGAAGTAGATCCTGCAATAAACAAAGGTGAAATAAACGGTGATGGTAAAGTAGATATTTCAGACTATATAGTATTACAAAAATATATAATGGAGCCATCAAATAAAATAAATATAAAAAATGCAGATATAAATCAAGATGGAAGAATTAATACTTCTGATCTTTTTAACTTGAAAAAATCACTTTTAGGATGA
- a CDS encoding CPBP family intramembrane glutamic endopeptidase, whose product MDSISSYICMLLINLFVLVIPVILYLKLKDKVNPLVYLKIIGNSKQGILIAIIVSSLFIILLITKNAITRFNSIHLNLGILWISGLLVGFLEEIPFRGFLLQKLSNHMKFWKANLLTTVIFVSFHIPTWINSNTDIIRAAISISMVSLALGYLFKEYKSLWIPIICHSVFNLCIWIGL is encoded by the coding sequence ATGGACAGTATAAGTTCATATATTTGCATGTTATTAATAAATTTATTTGTGCTTGTAATTCCAGTAATTCTTTATTTAAAGCTAAAGGATAAAGTAAATCCATTAGTTTATTTAAAAATCATAGGTAATTCTAAACAAGGCATATTAATAGCAATTATAGTAAGTTCTCTCTTTATAATACTACTTATTACAAAAAATGCAATTACTAGGTTCAATTCAATTCATCTAAATTTAGGTATACTATGGATAAGTGGTTTGTTAGTAGGATTTCTTGAGGAAATTCCATTTAGAGGCTTTTTACTACAGAAGTTGTCTAATCATATGAAATTTTGGAAAGCTAATTTATTAACTACAGTAATATTTGTATCATTTCATATACCAACATGGATAAATTCTAATACAGATATTATAAGAGCAGCTATTAGTATTTCAATGGTAAGCCTTGCACTCGGATATTTATTTAAAGAATACAAATCTCTGTGGATACCTATAATATGTCATTCAGTATTCAACTTGTGCATATGGATTGGATTATAG
- a CDS encoding accessory gene regulator ArgB-like protein, giving the protein MIITNKLSEKCLNFIKNNTPILEEDLEKLYYGLQVIMMDTSKTILLLTTAYLLGVLKYTFIAFISFATLRRFASGVHANSTLQCVIINYILFLGNVYLSLNFSINILVQSIIFIISFILVFIYAPGDTEERPLVSKKLRKRLKITSLTIIIIFYIIILLIKNNIYTNLITYSILEASLIITPIAYKLFGKKTSNYKNI; this is encoded by the coding sequence ATGATTATTACAAATAAGCTAAGTGAAAAATGTTTAAATTTCATAAAAAATAATACGCCCATACTTGAAGAGGATTTAGAAAAACTTTACTATGGACTACAGGTTATCATGATGGATACGTCTAAAACAATTCTTTTGCTTACAACTGCATATTTATTAGGAGTATTAAAATATACATTTATTGCATTTATCTCTTTTGCAACTCTTAGACGTTTTGCTTCTGGAGTTCATGCAAATTCAACCTTACAATGTGTGATTATTAACTACATACTATTTTTAGGTAACGTTTACTTAAGTTTAAATTTCTCTATAAATATACTAGTACAGTCTATTATATTTATAATAAGTTTTATACTTGTATTTATATATGCACCTGGAGATACTGAAGAAAGACCACTTGTAAGTAAGAAATTAAGGAAACGCTTAAAAATAACCTCTCTTACAATCATTATTATTTTTTATATTATAATTTTATTAATTAAAAATAATATATATACTAATTTAATAACTTATTCTATTTTAGAAGCTTCTTTAATTATTACGCCTATAGCTTATAAACTATTTGGTAAAAAAACTAGTAATTATAAAAATATCTAA
- a CDS encoding LytR/AlgR family response regulator transcription factor — translation MNNIIICEDNIHERKQLISILNSEIEKFDCKIALSTGNPYEVIRHIDNRTSSFIYFLDIDLNSDLNGFELAKLIRTYDPNGYIIFLTGHAELTLLTFQYKVQALDYIIKGDINVLKTKVSDCLIAVHNNLTAANTKVDNTISIDVGNNILFLDFKDILFFETAGTEHKISVHTHNGQSEFYGTLKNIEKTVSSDFYKTHRSYLVNTKKIKSIDKSNMVIEMTNDEMCYVSLRYLKGLLKKCLH, via the coding sequence ATGAATAACATTATAATTTGCGAAGATAATATCCATGAAAGAAAACAACTTATATCTATTCTCAATTCTGAAATTGAAAAATTCGATTGTAAAATTGCTCTTTCTACAGGTAATCCTTATGAAGTTATTCGACATATTGATAATCGTACAAGTAGTTTTATATATTTTTTAGATATTGATTTAAATAGTGACCTTAATGGTTTTGAATTAGCAAAATTAATAAGAACTTATGATCCTAATGGATATATTATATTTTTAACAGGTCATGCTGAATTAACCTTACTTACTTTTCAATATAAAGTACAAGCTCTTGATTATATAATTAAAGGAGATATTAATGTATTAAAAACTAAAGTTTCAGATTGTCTTATTGCGGTACATAATAATTTAACTGCTGCTAACACAAAAGTTGATAATACAATTTCAATAGATGTTGGTAACAATATACTTTTTTTAGATTTTAAAGATATTTTATTTTTCGAAACTGCTGGTACGGAGCATAAAATTTCTGTTCACACACATAATGGTCAATCAGAATTTTATGGTACCTTAAAAAATATTGAAAAAACAGTATCTTCTGATTTTTACAAAACTCATAGATCCTATTTAGTTAATACAAAAAAGATAAAATCTATAGATAAAAGTAATATGGTTATAGAAATGACAAATGATGAAATGTGTTATGTATCATTACGATATTTAAAGGGGTTGTTGAAAAAATGCCTACATTAG
- a CDS encoding sensor histidine kinase: MIENTYSDLRSFRHDYLNILSILETYIEKQDMDGLKKFYYNDLLPGSNIIINKDISLSLLSHVKISPLKSLVSSKINNAHSQGIDVTVELIDDIDTINMSTIDICRITGILLDNAIESSILCDNKFIHFAIIKTDTEIILNISNSCLSSTPPIHKLYEKNFSTKGENRGIGLNNIKDIINNRYKNILFNTTIDNCIFKQELIINNK, from the coding sequence ATGATTGAAAATACGTATTCAGATTTAAGAAGTTTTAGACATGATTATTTAAATATACTTTCAATATTAGAAACCTATATTGAAAAACAAGATATGGATGGCTTAAAAAAATTTTACTATAATGATTTATTACCCGGAAGCAATATAATTATAAATAAAGATATATCATTATCTTTGCTATCTCATGTTAAAATAAGCCCATTAAAATCGTTAGTGTCTTCAAAGATTAATAATGCTCATTCACAAGGAATAGACGTGACAGTAGAGCTAATTGATGATATCGATACTATTAATATGAGCACTATTGATATTTGTAGAATTACTGGTATTTTGCTTGATAACGCAATAGAATCTAGTATTTTATGTGATAATAAATTTATTCATTTTGCTATAATAAAAACTGATACTGAAATTATATTAAACATATCTAATTCATGTTTAAGCTCAACACCTCCTATTCATAAACTTTATGAAAAAAACTTTTCTACCAAGGGAGAGAACAGAGGTATTGGCTTAAATAATATAAAAGATATTATTAATAACCGTTATAAAAATATTCTTTTTAATACTACAATCGATAATTGTATTTTTAAGCAGGAATTAATAATAAACAACAAATAA
- a CDS encoding glycoside hydrolase family 44 protein, translating into MKRRKAVALLVALAVTSSFLPMINVHAEDTAKINVRIDTSADNVKISPYIYGANYDFDGNEGTIPQVATGSRLSGNRLTGYNWENNASNAGSDWKHTSDNYLNMNKPYNTQNIPGKVVTDYQDEILNNGSNYSIVTLPMAGYVAKDKNGIVSEAETAASARWDQVKVRKGSNFSETPDLTDNYVYMDEFVDKLISKYGKSYTNTGIKGYSLDNEPGLWANTHPRIHKDKVTCAELISKSTEYSKMVKDMDSSAEIFGPVLYGMGSYLDLNSAPDWNNVKGNYKWFSDYYLDNMKKASEKEGKRLLDVFDIHYYSEATGGGIRVTESNDTNVDCNKARIQSARTLWDPTYNEDSWIGKWQSSNLPIIPKMKTSIDTYYPGTKLGITEYNFGGNNHISGGIAQADVFGVFANQNVYFAALWPFSGKSDYTQAAFNLYRNYDGKKSTYGDIKVKAEISDVENSSVYSALDSKDASKLHVIIINKNYDKPMTMNFNIAGNKIYGSGKVWAFDESSAQITEKAPITNITDNKFEYTVPKLTVCHIILDLKQNADPSTFVTGDVNDDNTVDIRDYTALQKYITGEAININKENADINKDTRINTADLLALKKIILGV; encoded by the coding sequence ATGAAAAGAAGAAAAGCAGTAGCACTTCTAGTAGCTTTAGCAGTAACAAGTTCATTTCTGCCAATGATAAATGTACATGCAGAAGATACAGCTAAAATTAATGTGAGAATTGATACAAGTGCAGACAATGTTAAAATTAGTCCATATATTTATGGGGCTAATTATGATTTTGATGGGAATGAAGGTACAATTCCACAAGTGGCAACTGGAAGCAGGCTTAGTGGAAATAGGCTAACAGGATACAATTGGGAAAATAATGCGTCTAATGCAGGAAGTGACTGGAAGCATACCAGTGATAATTATTTAAATATGAATAAACCTTATAATACTCAAAACATTCCAGGAAAAGTAGTCACAGACTATCAAGATGAAATACTGAATAATGGATCAAATTATTCCATTGTCACTTTACCCATGGCAGGATATGTTGCTAAAGATAAAAATGGAATTGTAAGTGAAGCAGAAACAGCAGCTTCAGCAAGATGGGATCAAGTTAAAGTGAGAAAGGGAAGTAATTTCTCTGAAACACCAGATTTAACTGACAATTATGTTTATATGGATGAATTTGTAGACAAGCTTATATCTAAATATGGAAAATCATATACTAATACAGGTATTAAAGGATATAGTCTTGATAATGAACCAGGACTTTGGGCTAATACGCATCCTAGAATTCATAAAGATAAAGTAACCTGTGCAGAACTTATATCTAAAAGCACAGAATATTCAAAAATGGTAAAAGATATGGATTCAAGTGCAGAAATATTTGGACCAGTTTTATATGGAATGGGTTCATATCTAGATTTAAATAGTGCACCAGATTGGAATAATGTAAAAGGAAATTACAAGTGGTTTTCAGATTATTATTTAGATAACATGAAAAAAGCATCTGAAAAAGAAGGAAAAAGACTATTAGATGTATTTGATATTCACTATTATTCAGAAGCTACAGGTGGAGGAATCAGAGTAACTGAAAGTAATGATACTAATGTTGATTGTAATAAAGCTCGTATCCAATCAGCGAGAACATTATGGGATCCAACCTATAATGAGGATAGCTGGATTGGTAAATGGCAAAGCTCTAATCTTCCTATTATTCCTAAAATGAAAACTTCAATTGATACTTATTATCCAGGAACAAAATTAGGAATAACAGAGTATAATTTTGGTGGAAATAATCATATATCAGGCGGAATTGCTCAAGCTGATGTATTCGGTGTATTTGCTAATCAAAATGTATATTTTGCAGCATTATGGCCATTTAGCGGTAAAAGTGATTATACACAGGCAGCATTTAATTTATATAGAAATTATGATGGTAAAAAGTCAACTTATGGAGATATAAAAGTTAAAGCTGAAATTTCTGATGTTGAAAATTCATCTGTATATTCTGCATTAGACAGCAAGGATGCTTCTAAATTACATGTAATAATTATTAATAAAAATTATGATAAGCCTATGACAATGAACTTTAACATAGCTGGAAATAAAATTTATGGATCAGGAAAGGTGTGGGCTTTTGATGAAAGCAGTGCACAAATTACAGAAAAAGCTCCTATAACCAATATTACAGATAACAAATTTGAATATACAGTTCCCAAATTAACAGTATGCCATATAATATTAGATCTTAAGCAAAATGCAGATCCGAGCACATTTGTAACTGGAGATGTAAATGATGATAATACAGTTGATATAAGAGATTATACAGCCCTACAAAAATATATAACTGGAGAAGCAATTAATATAAATAAGGAAAATGCAGATATAAATAAAGATACAAGAATTAATACAGCAGATCTTTTAGCATTAAAAAAGATAATCTTAGGTGTTTAA
- a CDS encoding AgrD family cyclic lactone autoinducer peptide, which produces MKITRIKSFLALSLSAVAMLVATTASTMCGSLCEEPKMPKSLYKVD; this is translated from the coding sequence ATGAAAATTACTAGAATTAAAAGCTTTTTAGCACTATCTCTTTCTGCAGTTGCAATGCTTGTTGCAACTACTGCATCTACGATGTGTGGTAGTCTTTGTGAGGAACCTAAGATGCCAAAATCATTATACAAGGTTGATTAA